DNA sequence from the Acidimicrobiales bacterium genome:
GGCGATGTTGTTGGCGATGGCGTCCCTGCCGGTGACCGGCGCCAGCGGGATGTTGTGGTAGACGGCGTCGTCGGTGAAGAACGCGGCCAGGTCGTCGGCGCCAATCCCGTCGGACCACGCCCGACAGAACCCACGGACCACCTCGATCTCGTTTTCCATCTGGTTCCCCTCCTGCGGTCGAGCTTCGGCGGAATGGCCGTAACGTAGTCGTTCAGCGCCACACTCGAGCTCGAGGATAAAACGAGCTCTCGACATCACCGGACTCCCTTGGTTGCTCGAGCTCCGACGCCGAGCGCTTTCGCTCAACCCGCCCTGGAGTGGGAGTCTGGCTTCACGTGCTGAAACGCGTGGCCATCAGGCTCGCTCTTTGACGGGAGGCCTGGACTGCAGTCGCGAGCGTATCGATGTCGTACGCACCGTGGTGCCGGCGTCCGCGTGAGCAGGAACACCCGGAGCCGAGTGGCGGAGCGAGGCGTGATCAACGCCAGCGCTCCAAGTGCGAATGCCGTGTCGGTCGACATCGCTGCGCCCCAACCGTGGCCGCCCCCAGTTCCGGCGTTGAACGAGATGTAGATGGCGATCGGCACCGTCATCCCGCCGAGCGCTGCCACCACCGTGCTGGCAAGTCGTTGCCGCTGGCGCAGCTCGCCGATGTCGAGCTCACGTTTGGCCTCGAGGCCGACGACAAGAAAGAAGAGTGTCATCAGGCCTTCGTTCACCCAGTGACGTAGATCGGTCGAGATCCCGCTACCGCCGAGCCGAATCGAGAGCGTCGCAACCCGGGCCTCTAATTGATCGCGCCACGGGGGTTGCCTTGCCACGCGAAGAGGTCGGGCCATCATTTGTCTGGCCCCCTATGTCAAAGAGTCTGGTCGATGATCATCGAACTCTCTCTCCCCGATGTACTGCAGTCCCAAGGGAACTTCGAGACGAAGCGCTGGCGAGAGAACACTCCGGGTGGCTCATGGTCGGTGCAGATCCTGAGGTGTTACGGGCCGACCTCGATCCCGAGAGGCGAGCGCTGGTCATCGAGGCGTAACACCTTGGCCGTTGGCGTGACGAAACACCGTGTCGCCCACTCGCCCCACCCCGTTGCGCTCGTCTCACCGTGGTGGGCCGTCTCAACTGTCCTCGCAGATGAAAGGACTGGCGGTACCGGCCACCCTCGCTTCGGTGGTCATCTTCGTCATCGCCTCCATCAGGGGAGGCCACTTTCTTTACGCCGCTTCTCTCCTGACGCTCGGCGTTGGCCTGGCGGGGTTTCTGGCCTTGCCTGCACCTCCGGCGGCTCGGTGGCCGCGCCTCTTCCATCTTGGGCTCAGCCTCGCCCTCGCCTCGGCCCTGGCCGACGGATTCCTCGATCTCGTCAATGCCATCGGGACCGCCACCAACATCACCACCATCGGCATCATCGTCGGATTGGCGCTGGCGTTCATCGGCCGCAGCCATTCCCGGGGCAAATCATGACGCTGACCCTCACGCTCGGGCCACACTTGGCGTCCTGGGCGGAATGGACCCCGGACCGACCTGCGATCCATCCTTTCGGTGTGCCGAGATCGCCGGCGGCGGACCACCGCGATGAGGTCGTCCTCCTCGCCCGTCTTCGAGCGGGCGATGAAGCAGCTTTCGCATGGCTTGTGGACCAGTACTCGCCTCCGTTGCTGCGGCTGGCCGCCGTCTACGTCTCCAGCCGGGCCAGCGCCGAAGAGGTAGTCCAGGAGACCTGGGTCGGTGTGATTCGGGGGATCGACGGTTTCCAGGGCCGCTCCTCGATCAAGACCTGGATCTACCGGATCCTCATGAACATCGCCCGCACCCGCGGGGCCAGGGAGACCCGAAGTGTCCCATTCTCGTCTGCGGCCACCGCCCTGGACGAGGGCGGCGGACCAGCCTTCGACCCCGAGCGATTCCTTCCTCAGAGCCACGAGCAATGGCCGGGGCACTGGGCCTCTTTCCCCCAGCCCTGGGAGAACGAGCCGGAGGATCGTCTTCTGGCGGGAGAGACCATGGATCTGGTCAAGGCTTGCATCGCGGATCTGCCACCGGCTCAGCGTGAGGTGACCGTCCTCCGCGACGTCGAGGGCCTGAGCGCGGTCGAGACCTGTGGTCTTCTCGGCATAACAGACGCAAGCCAGCGAGTTCTCCTCCACCGAGGCCGCTCGAAGATCCGAGCGGCCCTGGAGCACCACTTTGGAGCCACCTCATGAACCCTCTCGACTCTCTTCCCGACAACGACTTCCCGTGTCAGATCTTCGTGGAGATCGTCACCGACTACCTCGAGGGCGCCCTGCCCCCCGATATCGTGGCCCGCATCGACATCCATCTGGCCGAGTGCTCGGGCTGTACGAGCGTCCTCGAGCAGCTGCAGCAGGTGATACGGGTCTCGCAGCGCGCGGCTATCACCCAGGTGGACAGTCTGGACCCATCGATGCGCCAGCAGCTCCTCGACGCCTTCAGTGAGGCGCGGGGCTCATGAATGGCATGTTGGTCACCGCGGGGTGACATCCGCCGAGGAACGCTGGTCGACGAGACTCCTCTAGGTCAGGGCTGGTCGATGGTCGAACCAGAATCGAGGTCGAGTGCACAGGAGTTGATGCACCAGCGCTTACCGGTGGGCCGAGGCCCGTCAGCGAACACGTGGCCGAGATGCGACCCGCACTGTCGGCACCGCACCTCGGTGCGGGCTCCGAGAAGGCCCCAATCTCTGTGGAGGGTCACGGCGTCACGCACACTCGCCTCGGTGAAGCTGGGCCAGCCCGTACCAGAGTCGAACTTCGCCTCCGAGGAGAACAGAGAAGCCGAGCACGCCGCACACCGATAGAGCCCATCGTCATGGCAGTCGACGTACTTGCCCGTGAAGGCCCTCTCGGTGCCCGAGTGGCGCAACACCCGGTACTGCTCGGGCGTGAGCTCGCGTCGCCACTCCTCGTCCGTCTTCGTCACCATCGGCTCCATGACGTGCTCCTCGTCGACTTCGATCTAACCAGGCATGGATTGGTCCGGTGAGGGCCCCAACTGTTACGCCACTGGCCTGCATTCGGTTCGAGCCGGTCCATCCCAGCATAAGCCCGGTGCTCAACGCGCTCGCGTGCGCAGTGCAATTCCGGCAGTAACAGATGACTTGCCGGCTGGACTATTAGCTCTGAGACACCACTCAGAGACGACGAGGCTGTGCGGAATACCCGAAAGCGGGTGAAGAGATTGTTCAGGACGAGACGCCCCGACTCCCGCGCCGGAGCCGAGCGGGTCGCGCCAGCTCCGCCCATCGTGGCTCATGGACCGCCGGGGGCCGAGCGGGCCACGTTCGCGGCGGGATGCTTCTGGGGTGTCGAGGCCGCGTTCCGTGAGGTCGAGGGGGTGTTGGACGCCTCGGTCGGCTACACCGGAGGCCATCAGGCAAACCCCAGCTACGGCCAGGTACGCCTGTACGGACCAATGGAGGATCCATGAAGCAAACGAATGACGCCGTGGACTACCCAGCGATGGTCGCCCCGGTCAACCTCGTTGAACCGGTCCCACGGCGTGTTCGGGCATTCCTTGGCGGCCAGACTGTGTTCGACACTACCCGGGCGCTCTATGTGTGGGAGTGGGAGTACTACCCGCAGTATTACATCCCGCTCGCCGACCTCGCCGAAGATGTGCTCGTCGATGAGCACCATCCCCGGCACACCAAGCAGGGTCTGGCGCAGATGCACGCCCTGGCGGCCGGGGATCAGACCCGTGGTGGCGCGGCTCGGGTCTTCACCGAGCCGACGGTCGAAGCGCTTGTGGACACGGTGCGGTTCGAGTGGACTGCCCTGGACCACTGGTTCGAGGAAGACGAACACATCTTCGTCCACCCCCGCAACCCTTACGTCCGGGTCGACGCCCTTCGCTCGACCCGCAGGGTACGAGTCGAGCTCGAGGACGTCCTACTCGCCGAGTCGTCCTCACCGGTGATGGTGTTCGAGACCGGTCTGCCCACCCGCTACTACTTCAACCGCACCGAGGTCCACTTCGAGAACCTCGAGCCGACCGACACGGTCACCGAGTGCCCCTACAAGGGAACGACCAGCGGCTACTGGTCCATCAGAACGAGCCATGCCGTGCATCGCGACCTGGCCTGGGCCTACGATTTCCCGACCCGCCAGCTCCTTCCGATCACAGGACTGGTCTCGTTCTACAACGAGAAGGTCGACATCACCATCGACGGGCGGCGCCTGGCCCGCCCCAGGACCCACTTTTTCCGCTGAGCCCCACGTCGTGACCCTCGATGAAGGTCACGAGCTCCGATACCGAGTAGGCGCGCCGTTGTCAGCCCATCTGCTGAGCTTCGTACAACTTGACCGATCCACCGCTACTCAGCCCCGGGCAACCCTTGGCCATGACGACGGCATCGTGAAGATTGCCAGCCTCGATCACGGTGTAGCCGGTCGCAGGATCCGGTCCGCTACCCGGACTCGGTGTTCCGTCCGATGCGATCGTTGCCGAATCGCCGAATGGGGCGCCAATATCAACCACGGAGTCTCCGAGCTCGGCGAACCAAGCCATCCACCGATCCATGACGGCTTGGGATGGGGCCTCTGGGCTCTCACCTCCGTGGAACATCAGCACAAACTTTGCCATCTCGGTCCCCTCGCGTCTTGTAAGTGTCGAGAACGGCTGGCGACTCGTCGAACCGCTGCTCGAGCCACC
Encoded proteins:
- a CDS encoding Na+/H+ antiporter NhaA, which encodes MMARPLRVARQPPWRDQLEARVATLSIRLGGSGISTDLRHWVNEGLMTLFFLVVGLEAKRELDIGELRQRQRLASTVVAALGGMTVPIAIYISFNAGTGGGHGWGAAMSTDTAFALGALALITPRSATRLRVFLLTRTPAPRCVRHRYARDCSPGLPSKSEPDGHAFQHVKPDSHSRAG
- a CDS encoding RNA polymerase sigma factor; this encodes MPRSPAADHRDEVVLLARLRAGDEAAFAWLVDQYSPPLLRLAAVYVSSRASAEEVVQETWVGVIRGIDGFQGRSSIKTWIYRILMNIARTRGARETRSVPFSSAATALDEGGGPAFDPERFLPQSHEQWPGHWASFPQPWENEPEDRLLAGETMDLVKACIADLPPAQREVTVLRDVEGLSAVETCGLLGITDASQRVLLHRGRSKIRAALEHHFGATS
- a CDS encoding anti-sigma factor; translation: MNPLDSLPDNDFPCQIFVEIVTDYLEGALPPDIVARIDIHLAECSGCTSVLEQLQQVIRVSQRAAITQVDSLDPSMRQQLLDAFSEARGS
- the msrB gene encoding peptide-methionine (R)-S-oxide reductase MsrB, which gives rise to MEPMVTKTDEEWRRELTPEQYRVLRHSGTERAFTGKYVDCHDDGLYRCAACSASLFSSEAKFDSGTGWPSFTEASVRDAVTLHRDWGLLGARTEVRCRQCGSHLGHVFADGPRPTGKRWCINSCALDLDSGSTIDQP
- a CDS encoding peptide-methionine (S)-S-oxide reductase translates to MKRLFRTRRPDSRAGAERVAPAPPIVAHGPPGAERATFAAGCFWGVEAAFREVEGVLDASVGYTGGHQANPSYGQVRLYGPMEDP
- a CDS encoding DUF427 domain-containing protein, whose product is MKQTNDAVDYPAMVAPVNLVEPVPRRVRAFLGGQTVFDTTRALYVWEWEYYPQYYIPLADLAEDVLVDEHHPRHTKQGLAQMHALAAGDQTRGGAARVFTEPTVEALVDTVRFEWTALDHWFEEDEHIFVHPRNPYVRVDALRSTRRVRVELEDVLLAESSSPVMVFETGLPTRYYFNRTEVHFENLEPTDTVTECPYKGTTSGYWSIRTSHAVHRDLAWAYDFPTRQLLPITGLVSFYNEKVDITIDGRRLARPRTHFFR